Part of the Meiothermus sp. CFH 77666 genome is shown below.
AGTTCGGCGAGGGGGTGCGTTCTCGCAAACCCCGCCTGCAGATGCGGGAGTGCCGGGTCAAGGCGTTGGTCTACAACGCCTACCGTTAGTCGGCTTGCTACATCGAGGGAACTTTGCAACAGAGCAAGTTGCTCATCGCTAAGTTGCAACCCCACCCAATCTCCTCGACATGGAAGGAGTGATACATACTTCACGTGGATGGTTGTCTTTGTGAGGCGTCTCCATTCCCCCTCATCCGGCGATACCCCAGGTACAGTCAATGGTGTTGCTGTCATGAATCGTAATGAGTATTGGCGGGGTGTCGCCATCTTCTCCCGCCCAGGGGAGAAGTCAAGAGGTTCGTATAAACTTGGTGGCGCGGCCTACCTGCGGCCCGTGCTGCATTTGCAAGCCTGGCCAGCCAGTACACTTGGCCCATGAGCGTACCCAAGCGTCTGGTGGTGGGGCTCTCGGGGGCTTCCGGGATGCCCTATGCCCTCGACCTGCTGCAAACCCTGCGCCAGATTCCGGGCCTGGAAACCCACCTGGTGATGACCCAGGGGGCCAAGCGGGTGCTGGTGGAGGAAGCCGAGCAAAGCGTGGAGGCGGTGGAAGCCCTGGCCCACGTGGTACACCGCAGCAGCGACCTGGGCGCGGCGGTAGCTTCGGGCAGCTTTCGCACCGTGGGGATGGTGATTGTGCCCTGTAGTGCGACCACCCTTTCCAAAGTGGCTTATGGCCTGGCCGACAACCTGCTGACCCGTGCGGCCTACGTCACCCTGAAAGAACGCCGCCCCCTGGTGCTGGTGCCGCGCGAGGCGCCCCTGCCTTTGCCTAGCCTCGAGGCCATGGTCAAGGCCGCCCAGGCCGGAGCCACCATCCTGCCAGCCGCACCGGGTTTTTATCACAAGCCCCGGCAAATAGACGACCTGCTGGCCTTTATCACCCAGCGCATCCTGGACTTGTTTGGCCTGGATTACCCCAGGGCACCGCGCTGGAAGGAGATAGTGGAACTCGAGCTCGATTAGCGCAGGAAGAACACCGCGTACACCACACCGATGATGATGCGGTAGACGGCAAAGGGCACAAAGCTATTGCGGCTGACAAAGCCCAAGAGCCAGCGCACGGTCAGGGCAGCTGCCCCAAAAGCCGTGAGGAAGCCCACCGCAAGAAGCCCCCAGCTATCGGCTCTAAACTCGCTCAGGTTGCGCAGCAGCGAGAACCCGGTGGCCGAGAGCATGGTGGGCACGGCCAGAATGAAGGAAAACTCGGCGGCTGCCTTGCGCGACATCCCCAGGGCCATGCCCCCCACAATGGTGGCCCCACTGCGCGAGACCCCCGGCATCATGGCCACGGCCTGAAACAGGCCGATCAACACCGCCTGAGGTACGGGCATCTGGTTCACATCGTCGTAGCGCTTGTGGTGCTGTAGCCAGCGATCCACAAAGAGTAAAAGAACCCCCACCCCAATCAGGTTCACCACCACAATCAGGTCGTTGCCCAGGAATACATTTTCGATCACATCGGCCAGCAAGAACCCCAGGATGCCGGTGGGAATGAAGGCCACGATGATGCGCTTCCACACTTCCATATCCCGCAAGAAGCGCTTGAAGTACAGCGCCAGCACGGCCAGGATGGCCCCAAGCTGAATCACGATGATGAAGCTCTTGATGAAGGGGTCGTTTTCGATGTCGAGCTTGAGCAGATGGGCGGCCAGGGTCAGGTGGCCGGTGGAGGAGATGGGCAAGAACTCGGTCAGGCCCTCTAAGAGCCCCAGGATGAAGGCCTCAAAAACGGTCACGCCCCAGAGAATACCACGCGGCGTTATGGCCCGATGGCGATGTTTGAGCAGACTTTTTCGGCAGCCTGCATGCGCTTCTGCCCAATTGCGGTACGATGCCAGGCGTGAAGGTTTCGGTACTGTTGCCTGCTGCCGGTTCGGGTGAGCGAATCGGGCGGGGGCCCAAAGCGTTTCTCGAGGTCGGCGGCAAAACCCTCCTGGACTGGGCCCTCGAGGGGTTCGCCTGGGCCGACGAGCTGGTAGTAGCGCTGCCCCCAGGGCGTAATCTGGATGTGCCTGGCATCAAAACAGTCTGGGGTGGCAAGACCCGCCAGCAAAGCGTGTTCAATCTGGTACAGGCCGCTACGGGCGAAGTGGTGCTGGTGCACGACGTGGCCCGGCCCTTTGTGGTGCGGGCCGCCGTGGAGCGCCTGCTGGACGCGGTACGAGGCTCCGGGGCGGCCACCCTGGCGGTGCCGGTGCCCGATACGCTGGTGCAGGAAGCGTCCGGTGAATACGGTGCGGTGATTCCCCGCGAACACTACCGGCTGGTGCAGACCCCCCAGGGCTTTCGGCGCGAACTGTTGTGGAACGCCCACCAAAAGGCCCTGGCCGAGGGCCTCGAGTTCACCGACGATGCCCAGCTGGTGCGCTGGCAAGGCTACCCCGTAGCGCTGGTGGAGGGCGACCGGCGGATGTTCAAAATCACCTACCCCGAGGATCTGCTCCTGGCGGAAGGGTTGGCGCAGGTATGGAGCTCCTCGCCCCGGCCAAGGTGAACCTGGGCCTCTCGGTGCTGGGTCGGCGGCCCGATGGCTACCACGAGCTGCACACCGTATTTGTGGCTTTGCAGGTGGCCGACCGGCTTTTTCTGGAGGCCATTCCCGAGGGGGTGGAGCTGGAAGTGCGGGGCTCTGGGCTGCCCGCCAACCCCGACAACCTGGTCTACAAAGCGGCGGTGGCCTACCTGAACGCCGCCGGCTGGCCGGGGGGGGTGAAGGTGGTGCTGGAGAAGAACCTGCCCCTGGCAGCGGGGCTGGGTGGGGGTTCGTCCGATGCGGCGGCGGTGCTGCGGGGCCTCAGCCGGCTTTATCCGGCCTCGCTCGACCTGCCCGGTATGGCCCTCCGGCTGGGGGCCGATGTGCCGTTTTTCCTCCAGGTGGGCCTGGCCGAAGCGCGGGGGGTGGGTGAGCAACTGAGGCCGCTGCCGCCCCTCGAGGCCCACCTGGTGCTGCTCAATCCGGGCATTGCGGTCTCGGCGGCGGATGCTTACCGGCACCTTCGCCCCGAGGAATGGCAGCCCGAGCTGGACGTGCCGGGCATCCTGGCGGCCATTCGCGCGGGCGAGGAGCCCCCTTACTGGAACACCCTCGAGCAGCCCGTTTTCCGGCTGGTGCCTTATTTGCAGGAACTGAAGCTCGAGCTGCGCCGCGCCGGACTACGCGGGGTTTTGCTGTCGGGGTCGGGCTCGAGCCTCTTCGGGCTGGCCCGCAGTGCCGAGGAGGCTCGGTTTGTGGCCCAAACACTGCGAACCAGGTATCCCCGCTTCTGGGTGGTGGCTACGCAAACCGTAAGCTGAGGTCTGTACAACGCTCCGGTGGAGCATTATCATCCGGTTGTCATCGGGGGTGCCTGGAAAGCCCAGGCTGAGATAGACCCTTTGAACCTGATGCGGTTCGCACCGCCGTAGGGAGCATGACAGCAAACCCTCCCGATGACATGGAGGGATTTTTTATGCACCTAGCTCGCTGGTTGTTTGGCTTAGGATTTGTGTTCATGGCCCTGCTGGCCCTGGCCCAGCCTACCACCCTGACCATCCTGACCCACGATAGCTTTAACCTGGACAAAAACCTGCTGGCCCAGTTCGAGCGCCAGTCGGGGATTCGCCTGCGCTTTCTGAAGGGGGGTGATGCCGGGGAGATGCTCAACAAGGCCATCCTGAGCAAAGGGGCGCCCATTGCCGACGTAATTTACGGCTTCGACAACACCCTGCTCTCCCGCGCTCTGCAGGCCGACATCCTCCAACCCTACCGCTCCCCCGAACTACCGGCCCTGCGCCCCGAACTGCTGCTTGACCAGACCTTCCGGGCTACCCCGGTGGACTTCGGCTACGTGGCCCTCAACTACGACCGCGATTACTTCAAGGATAAGCCTCTGCCCGAGCGCTTTGCCGACCTGGCCTCGCCCGAGTTTGCCCGGCTGCTGGTGGTGCAGAACCCTGCCAGCAGCTCCCCAGGGCTGGCCTTTTTGCTGGCCACGGTGGCGGCTTTTGGCGAGGACGGCTACCTGGGCTTCTGGGAGAACCTGCGCAAGAACGGCGTGCGGGTGGTGAGCGGCTGGAGCGACGCCTACTACACCCACTTCACCCGCGCCGGGGGGGATCGCCCGCTGGTGGTCTCCTACAGCACCAGCCCGGCTGCCGAGCTGTACTACAGCGAGGCCAAACCCAAGCCTGCCGAGCCCCCCACGGCCAACCTGTTCCTGCCCAAGAGCTCGTTTTTCCAGGTGGAGTACGTGGGCATTCTAAAGGGCACCCGCAACCTGCGGGCGGCCCAGCGTTTTGTGGACTGGTTGGTTTCCAAACCGGCCCAGGAGAACATCCCCACCGAAATGTGGGTCTACCCGGCCCGGCGCGAGGCCCGCTTGCCCGAGGTGTTCCGCTTCGCCGAGGTGCCCTCTGAGCCGGCCCGCCTCTCGCCCCAGCAGATTACCCAGAACCGCGAGCGCTGGATCCGGGAGTGGACGCAGGTGGTGGTGCAGGGCCAGAGCGCCGATGCGGTCAGGGCGCGGCGGTAAATTGGGCTCAGGCTCTTCACGCTAGGGGCCCCGTTGGTGGGATAACGTTAGCCCTGGGGCTAATCTAAGTGTCCCCCTGGCTATGGGCTATCGGCCATCGGCATTTGCTTTCAAGTATGCAAACTCCCAAGGAAACCTCGAGGCCCCGCACCAACCTGCACGGGTGGCTGGGCCTGCCGGTGCTGGTATTCCTGGCCCTGGCGCTCCTCTACCCCCTGGGGCGCATCATGGCGCTCGGCTTCGGGGAAGGCTTGCAGGCGGCCCTGGCCAACCCCTACTACGGTTCGCGGCTGGTGTGGAGCCTGGCCTACGGGCTGGGTTCCTCGCTATTGTGCATCGGGCTGGCCCTGCCGCTGGCCTATGCGTTTCGCTATCGCTTCCCTGGGCGGGATTTTCTGCTGGGCTTTTCCACCGTGCCGTTTGTGCTGCCGACCTTGGTGGTGGCGATGGGCTTCCTGAGCCTGGTGGGGCCCAAGGGGGTGCTGGGCCTCAACCTGTATGGCACCGCCTGGGTGCTGTTCTGGGCCAGTGTGCTCTACAACCTGGGGCTGGTGCTGCGGCCCCTGGTGGCGCTGTTACCGGCCCTGCAAACCCCCCTGGCCGCCGCCCGCACCCTGGGGGCTTCCCCGCTACGGGCCTACTGGCGGGTGGGGGTTCCCTTGCTGGGGCCGGCCCTCTTTTCAGGGGGCAGCCTGGTGTTTTTGTATAGCTTCACCAGTTTTGGGGTGCCGCTCTTGCTGGGGGGGCCCCGGTGGGCGACGCTCGAGGTCGAGACCTACTACGCCCTGGCCCAGCGGCTGGCCTTCCCTGAGGCCACCGCTTTGGTGCTGATGCAACTGGCCGTTACCCTGGTGGTTTTGACGGGCTACCTGCGCCTGCAAGAACGGCTGGCCCTGGGCATTGGCGGCTATGGCGCTCTCCTGCCGCTGGCACCCCGCCAAGCGGTGGGCCTTGCGCTCCTGGTTTGGGGGTTCTTTCTGGTGCTGTATAGCCCCCTGTGGAGCTTGCTGCTACGGGCCCTCGAGCGACCCCAGGCCTGGGTGAGCGTGTGGCATAACCCCGACTTCACCCCTGGCAGCACGGCCCTGCTCAACACCCTGGGGTTTGCCGGCCTGGCCCTTCTGCTGGTGCTGCCCCTTGGGGTGCTATACGCCTACGCGGTCTGGCGGGGACACCGCTTGCTGGATGGGTTGGGCCTGCTGCCGCTGATGGTCTCGCCGGTGGCCATCGGACTGGGCTACCTGCTGGCCTATCCGGGGTTGCGCGGTTCGCTCCTGATTCTGATTGCGGCCTATGCGCTGCTCAGCTACCCCCTGTTAGGGCGGGCCTTGCTGCCCGCTTTGCGGGCCATGCCCAGAGGGGTTGTGGAGGCTGCCCGGGTGTTGGGCGCGGGCCCCTGGCGTCGCCTGGTGCGGGTGGAGTGGCCCCTGGTGCAAAAATCGGCGCTTTCCGGGGCAGCGCTGGCCCTGGCCGCAGTTATGGGCGAGTTTGGCGCCACCCTGACCCTGCAACGCCCCGAATGGGCCACCCTCTCCCTGGCCATTTACGAGCGTCTGGGCCGGCCGGGTGCGCTGCCTTTTTATGAAGCCGTGGTGTTGGCGGTGGTGCTGATGGGGCTCTGTATGGTTTTGCTGGCGCTGCTGGAGCGGAGTTTTCAGGAGCGCGGAGCGGGTGGAGGGTTTTGACCGTATCGCGCTTCACAGACGTGGCCGCCTGGATGAGCGGCCACTATTCTGTCCAGGACAAAGCCTTCTTGAAGTCATACTTATTGAACACTTTGCATACCATAGGAGGTGGGGAGTAGGGGAAACCCACCACCTACCTCCCACCACCCCCACCTCGTGCATCGCTGAGAGTCGGGTGCGGGGCTAAAGTTGGTATCAGATGGCTCAAAATCTGTTAAGAGCGCTCTACCTGTTGCTCAGGATAGGAGGGCTTTGCATGGGTAGCAAAGATGGTGGTCTGCGTATAGCTGGTATCAGACTTGTTCGGTTTCGCTATGCCTGGTGGGGCTGTTTTGCAGGGTGGCCACCAGACTGAGGAACTCCTCGTAACAGCCCAGCAATACTTCGGTCAGCACCGGGTGAATCTCGAGCCAGCCCATGTCCTTGGGCACCACCCAGTTGAGGGCCTTGCCCACTTTTTTCTTGTCGCGGCTGAGGAAGGGGGTCAGGTCGTCCCAGCTAAAGCGGGGGGGTGGGGGCGGGGAGAGCCACTGCAAAAGCTTCAGCACGGTGGGCACCAGATCGTTGCCGCCGTGGGCCCGGCCCAGCAGGGCCGCAAAGAGCAGGCCGTAGGCTACTGCGACCCCGTGGGGCATGGTGCCAAAGGTGGCGCCCTCGAGGGCGTGCGCCAGGGTATGCCCCAGGTTCAGCTTGCGGCGCTCATTTTGCTCGGTGGGGTCGGCCTCAACAATTTGCAACTTGACCGCAACCGCGCGGGCCAGGTAGTTCTCGAAACCTTCCCAGTCCAGTGCAAGGGGTTCCACGTTCACCAGCAGCTCATCCCCAGCGATGAGGCCGTGTTTGAAGGCTTCGACCAGCCCCTGCTTGAAGGTCTGGGGGGGTAGGGTTCGCAGGGTCTCGAGGTCGGCGTAGACCCCTTCAGGGGCATGGAAGGCCCCGACCAGGTTCTTGCCTTCCGGCAGGTTGAGGCCGGTTTTGTTGCCCAGCGAGGCATCTACCATGGCCAGGGTGGTGGTGGGCAGGCTGATGTAGCTCACCCCGCGCAGGTAGGTGGCCGCAATAAACCCCCCCAAATCGGTGAGGGAACCGCCGCCCACAATGTAGAGGGTGGTGTCGCGGGGCAGGGCCTGCCCCGCCAGCCAGGACAGAGCTTTGCCATAGGTGGCCAGGCTCTTCACGCCCTCGCCGCCGGGCAGGCCCAGGCCCGCCGGAATATCCAGCCGGGCGGCCAGCTTTTGGGCGTAGTCCTGTACGGCCAGGTCGAAGATCATGGCCCGGGGGCCTTCGGCCTGGGGCACCTCGAGGTCGAACCCAATGTGAATCGGGTAGGGGATGGGGTGTCTAATCTTCAGCTTCCGCATAATCCCACAGTCGGTCAATAATCTCGTCTACTACGTCGGGAATCCTTCGGCCATCGGTAGAGACATGCAGCGTGGCCTGGCGGTAGATGGCCTCGCGCTCGGCCAGGAGCTGCTGGATGCGCTCGAGGGGGTCGGGGTTGTCCAGCATGGGGCGCTGTCCCGGACGGCGGCTAACCCGCTCGAGGATGGTCTCCGGGCTGGCCCACAGCGCCACCACCGGCCCCCGCCGCAACAGCCGCTCCCGGTTTTCCGGGTTCACGAAGGTGCCCCCTCCCAGTGAGAGTACCAGAAAATCTTTCTGGGTAAGTTCATTTACGGCCTCGGCCTCGAGTTGGCGAAAGGTGGGCTCGCCCAGGTGGCGGAAAATGTCGGCAATCGAGAGGCCCATCTCGCGCTCGATATACCGATCCAGGTCTATGAAGTGCAGCATCAGTTCGCGGGCCAGCTCCCGCCCAATACGGCTTTTGCCCACGCCCATAAAGCCCGTGAGGGCTACCCAGGTGACGGGGCGCTCAATCTCAATCATAAAGAGGGGGATGGGGGCCAGGGGTTGGGGGTTGGTGGCAGAAGATGTGCAACGCAGATGAGCGTGGATGAAGGGTTCAGTCCTTTGCCAGCGCCCCCCTTGTTTTGCTGTTTTTTGTTGTTCACCGATGTT
Proteins encoded:
- a CDS encoding UbiX family flavin prenyltransferase, encoding MSVPKRLVVGLSGASGMPYALDLLQTLRQIPGLETHLVMTQGAKRVLVEEAEQSVEAVEALAHVVHRSSDLGAAVASGSFRTVGMVIVPCSATTLSKVAYGLADNLLTRAAYVTLKERRPLVLVPREAPLPLPSLEAMVKAAQAGATILPAAPGFYHKPRQIDDLLAFITQRILDLFGLDYPRAPRWKEIVELELD
- a CDS encoding undecaprenyl-diphosphate phosphatase — its product is MTVFEAFILGLLEGLTEFLPISSTGHLTLAAHLLKLDIENDPFIKSFIIVIQLGAILAVLALYFKRFLRDMEVWKRIIVAFIPTGILGFLLADVIENVFLGNDLIVVVNLIGVGVLLLFVDRWLQHHKRYDDVNQMPVPQAVLIGLFQAVAMMPGVSRSGATIVGGMALGMSRKAAAEFSFILAVPTMLSATGFSLLRNLSEFRADSWGLLAVGFLTAFGAAALTVRWLLGFVSRNSFVPFAVYRIIIGVVYAVFFLR
- the ispD gene encoding 2-C-methyl-D-erythritol 4-phosphate cytidylyltransferase translates to MPGVKVSVLLPAAGSGERIGRGPKAFLEVGGKTLLDWALEGFAWADELVVALPPGRNLDVPGIKTVWGGKTRQQSVFNLVQAATGEVVLVHDVARPFVVRAAVERLLDAVRGSGAATLAVPVPDTLVQEASGEYGAVIPREHYRLVQTPQGFRRELLWNAHQKALAEGLEFTDDAQLVRWQGYPVALVEGDRRMFKITYPEDLLLAEGLAQVWSSSPRPR
- the ispE gene encoding 4-(cytidine 5'-diphospho)-2-C-methyl-D-erythritol kinase, which encodes MELLAPAKVNLGLSVLGRRPDGYHELHTVFVALQVADRLFLEAIPEGVELEVRGSGLPANPDNLVYKAAVAYLNAAGWPGGVKVVLEKNLPLAAGLGGGSSDAAAVLRGLSRLYPASLDLPGMALRLGADVPFFLQVGLAEARGVGEQLRPLPPLEAHLVLLNPGIAVSAADAYRHLRPEEWQPELDVPGILAAIRAGEEPPYWNTLEQPVFRLVPYLQELKLELRRAGLRGVLLSGSGSSLFGLARSAEEARFVAQTLRTRYPRFWVVATQTVS
- a CDS encoding thiamine ABC transporter substrate-binding protein, whose product is MALLALAQPTTLTILTHDSFNLDKNLLAQFERQSGIRLRFLKGGDAGEMLNKAILSKGAPIADVIYGFDNTLLSRALQADILQPYRSPELPALRPELLLDQTFRATPVDFGYVALNYDRDYFKDKPLPERFADLASPEFARLLVVQNPASSSPGLAFLLATVAAFGEDGYLGFWENLRKNGVRVVSGWSDAYYTHFTRAGGDRPLVVSYSTSPAAELYYSEAKPKPAEPPTANLFLPKSSFFQVEYVGILKGTRNLRAAQRFVDWLVSKPAQENIPTEMWVYPARREARLPEVFRFAEVPSEPARLSPQQITQNRERWIREWTQVVVQGQSADAVRARR
- a CDS encoding iron ABC transporter permease; amino-acid sequence: MQTPKETSRPRTNLHGWLGLPVLVFLALALLYPLGRIMALGFGEGLQAALANPYYGSRLVWSLAYGLGSSLLCIGLALPLAYAFRYRFPGRDFLLGFSTVPFVLPTLVVAMGFLSLVGPKGVLGLNLYGTAWVLFWASVLYNLGLVLRPLVALLPALQTPLAAARTLGASPLRAYWRVGVPLLGPALFSGGSLVFLYSFTSFGVPLLLGGPRWATLEVETYYALAQRLAFPEATALVLMQLAVTLVVLTGYLRLQERLALGIGGYGALLPLAPRQAVGLALLVWGFFLVLYSPLWSLLLRALERPQAWVSVWHNPDFTPGSTALLNTLGFAGLALLLVLPLGVLYAYAVWRGHRLLDGLGLLPLMVSPVAIGLGYLLAYPGLRGSLLILIAAYALLSYPLLGRALLPALRAMPRGVVEAARVLGAGPWRRLVRVEWPLVQKSALSGAALALAAVMGEFGATLTLQRPEWATLSLAIYERLGRPGALPFYEAVVLAVVLMGLCMVLLALLERSFQERGAGGGF
- a CDS encoding 3-dehydroquinate synthase family protein, whose product is MRKLKIRHPIPYPIHIGFDLEVPQAEGPRAMIFDLAVQDYAQKLAARLDIPAGLGLPGGEGVKSLATYGKALSWLAGQALPRDTTLYIVGGGSLTDLGGFIAATYLRGVSYISLPTTTLAMVDASLGNKTGLNLPEGKNLVGAFHAPEGVYADLETLRTLPPQTFKQGLVEAFKHGLIAGDELLVNVEPLALDWEGFENYLARAVAVKLQIVEADPTEQNERRKLNLGHTLAHALEGATFGTMPHGVAVAYGLLFAALLGRAHGGNDLVPTVLKLLQWLSPPPPPRFSWDDLTPFLSRDKKKVGKALNWVVPKDMGWLEIHPVLTEVLLGCYEEFLSLVATLQNSPTRHSETEQV
- a CDS encoding shikimate kinase; the protein is MIEIERPVTWVALTGFMGVGKSRIGRELARELMLHFIDLDRYIEREMGLSIADIFRHLGEPTFRQLEAEAVNELTQKDFLVLSLGGGTFVNPENRERLLRRGPVVALWASPETILERVSRRPGQRPMLDNPDPLERIQQLLAEREAIYRQATLHVSTDGRRIPDVVDEIIDRLWDYAEAED